The following are from one region of the Paraglaciecola sp. L1A13 genome:
- the eno gene encoding phosphopyruvate hydratase — MSNISKIIGREIMDSRGNPTVEADVYLESGTMGRATAPSGASTGSREALELRDGDKSRYLGKGVLKAVAAINEHIATALLGNSAFEQKKIDQIMIDLDGTENKETFGANAILAVSLAVAKAAAIEKKIPLYQHISELNGTPGKYSMPVPMMNIINGGEHADNNVDIQEFMVQPVGAPSFREALRMGAEIFHSLKKVLSAKGLSTAVGDEGGFAPNLASNEEALKVIIQAVENAGYVMNKDVTLALDCAASEFYKDGKYDLKGEGKVFDSETFGDYLADLAAKYPIISIEDGLDESDWDGWASLTKKIGDKVQLVGDDLFVTNTKILKRGIDNGVANSILIKFNQIGTLSETLEAIRMAQAAGFTAVISHRSGETEDATIADLAVGTAAGQIKTGSLCRSDRVAKYNQLLRIEEALGDAATYGGRKEIKGQ, encoded by the coding sequence ATGTCAAACATCAGTAAAATCATTGGTCGTGAAATCATGGACTCTCGTGGTAACCCTACGGTTGAGGCAGATGTATACTTAGAGTCAGGCACAATGGGCAGAGCGACTGCACCATCTGGCGCATCTACTGGTTCACGCGAAGCGCTAGAATTGCGCGATGGTGATAAAAGCCGTTATTTAGGTAAAGGTGTACTGAAAGCGGTAGCCGCGATTAACGAACATATCGCCACTGCCCTGCTTGGTAATAGTGCATTTGAACAAAAGAAAATCGACCAAATCATGATCGATTTAGACGGTACTGAAAACAAAGAAACGTTTGGTGCTAACGCTATTCTTGCCGTATCTCTTGCGGTCGCTAAAGCGGCTGCAATTGAAAAGAAAATTCCCTTGTATCAACATATCTCTGAGCTTAACGGCACACCGGGTAAATACTCAATGCCTGTCCCTATGATGAACATCATCAACGGTGGCGAGCATGCTGATAACAACGTTGATATTCAAGAGTTTATGGTTCAACCCGTTGGTGCACCTAGCTTCCGTGAAGCATTGCGCATGGGCGCTGAAATTTTCCATAGCTTGAAAAAAGTACTCTCTGCTAAAGGCTTGAGCACTGCCGTTGGTGATGAAGGTGGTTTTGCACCAAACCTTGCCTCAAATGAAGAAGCACTAAAAGTGATTATTCAAGCCGTTGAAAATGCAGGTTACGTAATGAATAAAGACGTGACGTTAGCATTAGATTGCGCTGCATCTGAGTTCTACAAAGATGGTAAATATGATCTTAAAGGCGAAGGCAAAGTATTCGATTCAGAAACCTTTGGTGATTACCTAGCTGATCTTGCAGCTAAGTACCCTATCATCTCTATTGAAGATGGCCTTGATGAAAGCGATTGGGACGGTTGGGCAAGCTTAACCAAAAAAATTGGCGACAAAGTACAACTTGTTGGCGATGATTTGTTTGTGACTAATACCAAAATTCTTAAGCGCGGCATCGATAATGGTGTAGCTAACTCAATTTTGATTAAGTTTAACCAAATCGGAACATTGAGTGAGACCCTTGAAGCCATTCGTATGGCACAAGCTGCTGGTTTCACGGCAGTTATCTCTCACCGTAGTGGCGAGACTGAAGATGCAACTATCGCTGATTTAGCGGTTGGTACAGCTGCAGGACAAATCAAAACAGGTTCATTGTGTCGTTCTGACCGTGTTGCTAAGTATAATCAACTATTGCGTATCGAAGAAGCGCTAGGTGATGCAGCAACATACGGCGGACGTAAAGAAATAAAGGGTCAATAA
- a CDS encoding CTP synthase, producing the protein MTNYIFVTGGVVSSLGKGIAAASLAAILEARGLNVTMLKLDPYINVDPGTMSPIQHGEVFVTDDGAETDLDLGHYERFIRTRMTKRNNFTTGRVYEEVIKRERRGDYLGATIQVIPHITNEIKRRIVAGAEGVDIAIVEIGGTVGDIESQPFLEAIRQLGTEVGREHAMYMHLTLVPYIAVSGEVKTKPTQHSVKELRSIGIMPDILVCRSENALPSNERQKIALFTNVADKAVISLKDANSIYKIPAALKAQGMDELVVQRFGLDCPEADLSEWEQVLYAESNPVGEVTIAMVGKYVELPDAYKSVNEALKHAGLKNRLTVNIRYIDSQDIESKGDQILNGCDAILVPGGFGERGIEGKIAAAKYAREQKVPYLGICLGMQVAIIEFARNVAGLENANSSEFDPQTPYPVVGLITEWLDADGSTAQRSEESNLGGTMRLGSQLCHLIPGSKVHELYGSSEIYERHRHRYEVNNNLRDKLEAAGLKVTGLSTDKRLVEVIELGDHPWFVAGQFHPEFNSTPRDGHPLFEGFVKAAGEYYKNNN; encoded by the coding sequence ATGACAAACTATATTTTCGTCACAGGTGGTGTCGTTTCATCACTTGGTAAAGGCATTGCTGCTGCATCACTCGCTGCTATTCTAGAGGCACGTGGTCTTAATGTGACCATGTTGAAGCTCGACCCATACATTAATGTCGATCCAGGCACAATGAGCCCCATTCAGCATGGTGAAGTATTTGTCACCGACGACGGCGCTGAAACCGACTTAGACTTAGGTCACTACGAGCGTTTTATTCGCACCCGTATGACTAAACGCAATAACTTTACAACTGGCCGTGTGTACGAAGAAGTCATTAAACGCGAACGTCGTGGTGATTACTTAGGCGCAACAATTCAAGTCATACCGCATATCACCAATGAAATTAAGCGCCGTATCGTTGCCGGTGCTGAAGGCGTTGATATAGCTATTGTTGAAATTGGTGGAACCGTAGGTGATATTGAATCACAACCGTTCTTAGAAGCGATTCGTCAATTGGGCACCGAAGTAGGCCGTGAACATGCTATGTATATGCACTTAACATTGGTGCCTTACATTGCAGTATCGGGCGAAGTAAAAACCAAGCCTACGCAACATTCTGTTAAAGAGCTTCGCTCAATCGGCATAATGCCTGATATTTTGGTTTGTCGTTCAGAAAATGCATTACCTTCAAACGAACGCCAAAAAATTGCTCTTTTCACCAACGTAGCTGATAAAGCGGTTATCTCCCTAAAAGACGCCAATAGCATTTATAAAATACCAGCAGCACTAAAAGCACAAGGTATGGACGAGCTTGTTGTACAACGCTTTGGCCTAGACTGCCCAGAAGCGGATTTGAGCGAATGGGAACAGGTGTTATACGCAGAATCTAACCCGGTTGGCGAAGTAACAATCGCCATGGTCGGTAAGTACGTTGAGCTACCTGATGCCTACAAATCAGTTAATGAAGCGCTTAAACATGCTGGACTTAAAAATCGTTTGACCGTTAATATTCGTTACATTGACTCTCAAGACATCGAGAGCAAAGGAGATCAAATTCTCAACGGTTGTGACGCAATTTTAGTGCCTGGTGGTTTCGGTGAGCGTGGTATCGAAGGCAAGATTGCAGCAGCCAAGTATGCCCGTGAACAAAAAGTTCCTTATTTAGGTATTTGCTTGGGTATGCAAGTAGCCATTATCGAATTTGCGCGCAATGTTGCTGGCCTTGAAAACGCCAACAGTTCAGAGTTTGATCCGCAAACGCCTTATCCTGTCGTTGGCTTGATCACTGAATGGCTAGATGCTGATGGCAGCACCGCACAGCGTTCTGAAGAATCAAATTTGGGCGGCACCATGCGCTTGGGTAGCCAGTTGTGTCATTTAATTCCTGGCAGCAAGGTACATGAGTTGTATGGCTCATCTGAGATTTACGAACGTCATCGTCATCGTTATGAAGTAAATAACAACTTACGTGACAAGTTAGAAGCAGCCGGATTGAAAGTAACTGGTCTGTCTACTGACAAACGTCTAGTAGAAGTCATCGAACTAGGCGATCATCCTTGGTTTGTGGCGGGGCAATTTCACCCTGAATTTAACTCTACACCTCGCGACGGTCATCCTTTGTTTGAAGGATTTGTTAAAGCCGCGGGCGAATATTATAAAAATAATAATTAG
- the leuD gene encoding 3-isopropylmalate dehydratase small subunit encodes MSNQSTPASSGISVHTGHVAPLNQANVDTDQIIPKQFLTSVTKSGYGKHLFHDWRYLDLHEQEPNPDFVLNKPEYQGASILLTRENFGCGSSREHAPWSLDDYGFKVVIATSFADIFYGNCINNSLLPVKLQSAQIDALFDAVAQDSSCQVVVDLPQQEVRFNDQVIPFDIAPHHKNNLIKGLDAIGQTLELNDKISAFEAKQSAWQC; translated from the coding sequence ATGAGCAATCAATCTACCCCAGCAAGCTCCGGTATCAGTGTGCATACCGGCCACGTCGCGCCATTAAATCAAGCGAATGTGGATACAGACCAGATTATTCCTAAGCAATTTTTAACCTCGGTTACTAAGAGCGGTTACGGAAAACATCTGTTTCATGATTGGCGCTATTTAGACTTACATGAGCAAGAGCCGAATCCAGACTTTGTGCTTAACAAACCTGAATATCAAGGTGCCAGCATTTTACTTACCCGTGAAAATTTTGGCTGTGGTTCGAGTCGCGAGCATGCGCCTTGGTCGTTAGACGACTACGGTTTTAAAGTCGTTATTGCCACCAGCTTTGCCGATATTTTCTACGGTAACTGCATCAATAACAGCTTGCTACCCGTTAAACTACAAAGCGCACAAATCGATGCTTTGTTTGACGCTGTTGCACAAGACTCAAGTTGTCAGGTAGTAGTAGATTTACCCCAGCAAGAAGTGCGCTTTAATGATCAAGTGATCCCTTTTGACATTGCACCTCATCACAAGAATAATCTAATCAAAGGCTTAGATGCCATTGGTCAGACGCTTGAACTTAATGACAAAATTAGTGCGTTCGAAGCTAAACAATCTGCATGGCAGTGTTGA
- the leuA gene encoding 2-isopropylmalate synthase, translating to MSNQVKIFDTTLRDGEQALAASLSMKEKLQIAFALERLGVDIIEAGFPVSSPGDFQSVRSIAKEIKNATVCGLSRALEKDIDACGEALSVAEQFRIHTFIATSDIHVASKLRKSQDEVVEMAVKAIKHAGRYTDDIEFSCEDAGRTPIDYLCRMVEAAINAGATTVNIPDTVGYTTPTEFGGIIQNLFNRVPNIDKAVISVHCHNDLGLAVANSLVAVEYGARQIECTINGIGERAGNCSLEEIAMILQTRQAMLGLNTNIRSQEISRTSKLVSQLCNMPVQANKAIVGANAFSHSSGIHQDGVLKAQNTYEIMTPESVGINKNNLNLTSRSGRHVIKHRLEELGYKAQDYDLDTLYASFVKLADKKGQVFDYDLEALLFFDKQKPADEHYKLLYLQASSGKEIIPSATVKLQVGDEEIIESCTGNGPVDAAYNAIIKVLGHEQLDIVDFKLDSKGEGADALAQVSVVVEYNGRRFNGIGLATDIVESGVKALIHVLNNTHLADRIDHQKKQQTQIAGV from the coding sequence ATGTCCAACCAGGTCAAAATATTCGACACCACGTTACGTGATGGCGAACAAGCACTAGCGGCAAGCTTGAGTATGAAAGAAAAGCTACAAATTGCTTTTGCGCTAGAGCGACTTGGCGTTGACATCATCGAAGCCGGCTTTCCAGTATCGTCACCGGGCGATTTTCAATCGGTACGTAGTATTGCCAAAGAAATCAAAAATGCCACTGTCTGCGGATTATCTCGCGCCTTAGAAAAAGACATCGATGCCTGCGGTGAAGCATTAAGCGTGGCTGAACAATTTAGAATACATACTTTTATTGCTACCTCTGACATTCACGTAGCGAGCAAGTTACGTAAATCACAAGATGAAGTGGTTGAAATGGCGGTAAAAGCGATTAAGCATGCAGGTCGCTACACAGACGACATTGAGTTTTCTTGTGAAGATGCTGGCCGCACACCTATTGATTACTTATGCCGAATGGTTGAAGCAGCCATTAATGCAGGGGCAACCACCGTTAATATTCCCGATACTGTGGGTTACACCACACCAACTGAGTTTGGTGGCATTATTCAAAACTTGTTTAATCGGGTGCCCAATATCGATAAAGCGGTTATTTCAGTGCACTGCCACAACGATTTAGGTTTAGCGGTTGCCAATTCATTAGTGGCAGTTGAATACGGTGCACGTCAAATTGAATGCACAATCAACGGTATTGGCGAACGCGCTGGTAATTGTTCGTTAGAAGAAATTGCCATGATTTTACAAACCCGCCAAGCCATGTTGGGTTTAAACACCAATATTCGCAGTCAGGAAATTTCTCGCACCTCTAAATTGGTCAGTCAGCTATGTAATATGCCAGTGCAAGCGAACAAAGCGATTGTAGGTGCAAATGCCTTTAGTCATTCTTCTGGTATCCATCAAGACGGCGTCTTAAAAGCGCAAAATACTTATGAGATAATGACCCCAGAAAGTGTGGGTATAAACAAAAATAATTTAAATTTAACGTCGCGCTCAGGCCGCCACGTTATCAAGCACCGTCTTGAAGAGTTGGGTTATAAAGCACAAGACTACGATTTAGATACCTTATATGCATCATTCGTAAAATTAGCCGACAAAAAAGGCCAAGTGTTTGATTATGACCTTGAAGCCTTATTGTTTTTTGATAAGCAAAAACCCGCGGACGAGCACTATAAGTTACTTTATTTACAAGCAAGTTCAGGCAAAGAGATCATCCCTAGCGCCACCGTTAAATTACAGGTTGGCGATGAAGAAATCATTGAGTCATGCACAGGCAATGGCCCAGTAGATGCTGCATACAACGCTATTATCAAAGTGTTAGGTCACGAACAGCTTGATATCGTCGATTTCAAACTCGACTCAAAAGGAGAAGGGGCCGATGCACTAGCTCAAGTGAGCGTCGTCGTTGAATATAACGGTCGCCGTTTTAATGGCATCGGTTTAGCCACAGATATCGTCGAGTCTGGCGTCAAAGCCCTGATCCATGTATTAAACAACACCCATTTAGCCGATCGAATTGATCATCAGAAAAAACAACAAACACAGATTGCTGGAGTCTAG
- a CDS encoding response regulator, whose protein sequence is MDKMRPILVVDDVEAICTFISTVLQGNGYMQVDTASDSAEVMARVCRKDYQLILMDIKLPKVDGLELLSILREEIPEVKIVMCSADTSEETVNLSYEIGAVGFLEKPVTPMSLLSLMERL, encoded by the coding sequence ATGGATAAAATGCGTCCCATTTTAGTGGTTGATGATGTCGAAGCCATCTGCACTTTTATAAGTACTGTGCTGCAAGGGAATGGCTATATGCAGGTTGATACAGCGAGCGATTCGGCTGAAGTGATGGCCCGAGTGTGCCGTAAAGATTATCAGCTTATCTTAATGGATATTAAACTACCCAAAGTGGATGGTTTAGAGTTATTAAGTATTCTTCGTGAAGAAATCCCCGAGGTGAAAATCGTTATGTGTTCGGCTGATACGTCGGAAGAAACGGTAAATCTGTCATATGAAATCGGCGCAGTTGGTTTTCTTGAAAAGCCGGTAACACCTATGAGTCTCCTTAGTTTAATGGAGCGTCTGTAA
- the leuC gene encoding 3-isopropylmalate dehydratase large subunit produces the protein MSTTLYDKIFQAHIVDEIGDDALLYIDRHLIHEVTSPQAFDGLVQKGRKVRRPDLTFATMDHSISTRSLAIDACGPANKLQLQTLADNCEKHNIQLFPVGHQKQGIVHVMGPELGLIKPGTTVVCGDSHTATHGAFGALAFGIGTSQVEHVFATQTLKQSKGKCMQVKVTGPRPLGLTAKDIILAIIGKIGHAGATGCVIEYCGDTIEGLSMEERMTVCNMSIEAGAKAGLIAPDQTTFDYLEGREYAPKGADWDAAVAYWKTLKSDADATFDIVIELSAQDIAPQVTWGTNPGQVIGVNQPIPAPEDFSDAIDRDSAVKALKYMDIKPGQKLSELTVNHVFIGSCTNGRIEDMRAAAAIAKQGKVASHVTAIVVPGSVAVKAQAEAEQLDKIFLEAGFEWRLPGCSMCLGMNDDILSQGDRCASTSNRNFEGRQGRGARTHLVSPAMAAAAALAGHFADTRDFVAND, from the coding sequence ATGAGTACCACCTTATACGACAAAATTTTTCAGGCACATATTGTCGATGAAATCGGCGACGACGCATTATTGTATATCGATCGCCACCTTATCCATGAAGTCACTTCTCCCCAAGCATTTGACGGTTTGGTGCAAAAGGGACGCAAAGTACGCCGTCCTGATCTGACATTTGCCACCATGGATCACAGCATATCCACCCGCTCTTTGGCCATTGATGCGTGCGGTCCTGCGAACAAATTACAGTTACAAACTCTTGCGGATAATTGCGAAAAACACAATATTCAGTTGTTTCCAGTGGGTCATCAAAAGCAAGGCATAGTGCATGTAATGGGGCCGGAACTTGGTTTGATTAAACCTGGCACAACAGTTGTTTGTGGCGATTCACATACAGCGACGCACGGCGCTTTCGGGGCTCTCGCTTTTGGTATCGGTACTTCACAAGTAGAACACGTATTTGCAACCCAAACCTTGAAGCAAAGTAAAGGCAAGTGCATGCAAGTCAAAGTGACTGGCCCTCGCCCGCTAGGCTTAACAGCAAAAGACATTATCTTAGCTATTATCGGTAAGATTGGTCATGCAGGTGCAACAGGCTGCGTCATCGAATATTGCGGTGACACCATTGAAGGCTTGAGCATGGAAGAGCGTATGACCGTATGCAACATGAGCATCGAAGCTGGTGCAAAGGCAGGTCTTATTGCTCCTGACCAAACTACCTTTGATTACCTTGAAGGCCGTGAGTATGCGCCCAAAGGTGCTGATTGGGATGCTGCCGTCGCTTATTGGAAAACGTTGAAATCTGATGCAGATGCGACTTTCGATATCGTCATAGAGCTTTCAGCCCAAGATATTGCCCCTCAGGTGACGTGGGGAACTAACCCAGGTCAAGTTATTGGCGTTAATCAACCTATCCCTGCACCGGAAGACTTTAGTGACGCGATAGATCGTGATTCCGCGGTTAAAGCCCTTAAATATATGGATATTAAGCCAGGTCAAAAATTATCAGAATTAACAGTTAATCATGTGTTTATTGGCTCTTGTACTAATGGCCGGATAGAAGATATGCGCGCCGCTGCCGCTATTGCCAAGCAAGGCAAAGTTGCTAGTCACGTAACGGCCATTGTTGTACCAGGCTCTGTTGCAGTCAAAGCGCAAGCGGAAGCTGAGCAATTAGATAAGATATTCCTCGAGGCCGGCTTCGAATGGCGTTTACCAGGATGTTCTATGTGTCTTGGTATGAACGATGATATTTTGAGTCAAGGAGATCGCTGCGCATCAACCAGCAACCGAAACTTCGAAGGTCGTCAAGGTCGCGGCGCTCGTACGCATCTTGTTAGCCCAGCCATGGCTGCTGCCGCTGCTTTAGCAGGGCATTTCGCCGATACTCGCGACTTCGTTGCCAACGATTAA
- the mutS gene encoding DNA mismatch repair protein MutS, translating to MPKTNTLSSAESVKTNPSSLQQHTPMMQQYLKLKAEHPDILLFYRMGDFYELFFDDAKKASELLDISLTARGKSGGNAIPMAGVPYHAVENYLARLVKMGQSVAIVEQFGDPATSKGPVERRVQRIVTPGTVSDEALLNDKQDSILAAVFCAVQKTNQALVFGYATLDVTSGRFTLCELAGEEALAAELQRTNPVELLYPDDFAYSHLINQRKGLRRRPQWEFDLQTATTQLTSQFGTSELSGFGVQNHQVGICAAGCVMQYIKDTQRAALPHIDRIVLESHNDTVVMDAATRRNLELTFNLSGGTENTLASILDKTATAMGSRLLQRWIHRPLTDVTILKGRQRNIHALMSSPYSQLQSALKKIGDMQRVLARLALRSARPRDFARLRQAFALLPDIQSYLEHEIENAQHSDLPQLAAQISQYPDFAELLERAVIEAPPVLIRDGGVIKEGYNEELDHLRALSKGATDYLEALELREKERTGIASLKVGYNRVHGYFIEVSRSQSDLVPVEYVRRQTLKNNERYIIPELKEHEDNVLSSQSRSLALEKRLYEELFDLLLPKLKELMQSADAIAELDVLTNLAERAESLDYHCPDLCAQSGIHFSQGRHPVVEQVSDAPFIANPIEVNPSRRMLVITGPNMGGKSTYMRQTALIVLMAYIGSYIPAQDARIGPIDRIFTRIGASDDLASGRSTFMVEMTETANILNNATANSLVLMDEIGRGTSTYDGLSLAWACAEYLATTLQSFTLFATHYFELTSLADSLPELANVHLDAVEHGDTIRFMHAVQDGAANKSYGLQVAQLAGVPKQVVQAAKRKLHELETGSAGNQEPLVSQPNPIKTAPPKEKSETQLDLLAPVSEAENLLHNIQPDDLTPKQALDYLYQLKKLVR from the coding sequence ATGCCTAAAACGAATACGTTATCATCAGCCGAGTCGGTTAAAACCAACCCCTCTTCTTTGCAGCAACACACACCTATGATGCAGCAATATTTGAAATTAAAAGCTGAGCATCCAGATATTCTATTGTTTTATCGTATGGGTGATTTTTATGAGCTCTTCTTTGATGATGCAAAAAAAGCATCCGAGTTACTTGATATTTCTCTTACGGCCAGAGGCAAATCTGGCGGTAATGCAATCCCGATGGCAGGCGTACCCTATCATGCGGTTGAAAACTATTTAGCACGATTAGTCAAAATGGGGCAATCAGTAGCGATCGTCGAACAATTTGGCGATCCAGCCACCAGCAAAGGGCCCGTAGAGCGCCGCGTACAACGTATTGTTACCCCTGGGACTGTGTCTGACGAAGCCCTGCTTAACGATAAACAAGACAGTATACTGGCGGCAGTATTTTGTGCTGTACAAAAGACTAATCAGGCCTTGGTATTTGGTTACGCCACGCTGGACGTAACCAGTGGTCGTTTCACATTGTGCGAACTAGCAGGTGAAGAAGCGCTTGCAGCTGAATTACAACGCACGAATCCCGTTGAGCTTTTATACCCTGATGATTTTGCTTACAGTCATCTAATCAATCAGCGCAAAGGTTTACGTCGTCGCCCCCAATGGGAGTTCGACTTACAAACCGCCACTACCCAGTTAACCAGCCAATTTGGCACCAGCGAATTATCTGGTTTTGGGGTCCAGAATCATCAAGTAGGTATATGCGCAGCAGGTTGCGTAATGCAATACATCAAAGATACTCAGCGCGCTGCATTACCGCATATCGATCGTATCGTACTTGAATCGCATAATGACACAGTTGTTATGGACGCTGCGACAAGACGTAATTTAGAACTGACCTTTAATTTATCTGGCGGCACAGAAAACACCCTTGCTAGCATATTAGACAAAACAGCCACTGCCATGGGCAGTCGACTACTACAACGCTGGATCCACCGCCCTTTAACTGACGTAACAATATTGAAGGGCCGTCAGCGTAATATTCATGCACTAATGAGTTCGCCATATAGCCAATTGCAAAGCGCACTTAAAAAAATAGGTGATATGCAGCGCGTGTTAGCACGTTTGGCTTTGCGCAGTGCTCGTCCAAGAGACTTTGCACGATTACGCCAAGCATTCGCACTATTACCTGATATTCAAAGCTACCTTGAGCATGAAATAGAAAACGCCCAGCATAGTGATTTACCGCAACTTGCTGCCCAAATAAGTCAGTATCCTGACTTTGCTGAATTACTTGAACGTGCAGTAATTGAAGCGCCACCGGTGTTAATTCGTGATGGCGGGGTGATAAAAGAAGGCTATAACGAAGAGCTTGATCACTTACGAGCCTTGTCAAAAGGCGCAACAGACTATTTAGAAGCATTGGAATTACGTGAAAAAGAACGTACCGGCATTGCCAGCTTAAAAGTGGGTTATAACCGTGTACATGGCTACTTTATTGAAGTTAGCCGCAGCCAGTCAGATCTTGTGCCAGTGGAATATGTACGTCGTCAAACGTTAAAAAATAACGAGCGTTATATTATTCCTGAGCTCAAAGAGCATGAGGACAATGTGCTGAGTAGCCAAAGTCGCTCGTTAGCCCTTGAAAAGCGCCTGTATGAAGAGTTATTCGATTTACTGCTACCAAAGCTAAAAGAGCTTATGCAAAGTGCTGACGCTATTGCCGAGCTAGATGTACTGACGAACCTAGCGGAACGTGCCGAGAGCCTAGATTACCATTGCCCAGATTTATGTGCCCAAAGTGGCATTCATTTTAGTCAGGGTCGTCATCCTGTGGTAGAGCAAGTGTCGGATGCGCCGTTTATTGCCAACCCGATTGAAGTGAATCCGTCGCGCAGAATGCTGGTGATAACAGGTCCAAACATGGGCGGTAAATCAACTTATATGCGCCAAACAGCGCTAATTGTTTTAATGGCCTATATCGGCAGTTATATTCCTGCCCAAGATGCCCGAATTGGTCCTATCGATCGTATATTTACCCGAATTGGTGCATCAGACGATCTTGCTTCTGGTCGCTCGACTTTTATGGTTGAAATGACTGAAACTGCGAATATATTAAATAATGCGACGGCCAATAGCCTAGTGTTAATGGATGAAATTGGCCGAGGCACCAGTACCTATGACGGTTTGTCTCTCGCTTGGGCCTGTGCCGAATACCTCGCCACTACGCTTCAATCATTTACCTTATTTGCCACCCATTACTTTGAACTGACCAGTCTAGCTGATTCACTGCCCGAACTGGCGAATGTTCACCTAGATGCTGTCGAACATGGCGATACCATTCGCTTTATGCATGCGGTACAAGATGGCGCGGCTAATAAGAGTTATGGTTTACAAGTTGCACAATTGGCTGGCGTGCCGAAGCAAGTTGTGCAAGCCGCCAAGCGAAAATTACATGAGCTTGAAACTGGCAGTGCTGGGAACCAAGAGCCGTTGGTGAGTCAACCAAACCCAATCAAAACTGCCCCTCCTAAGGAAAAGAGCGAAACTCAATTAGATTTATTAGCGCCTGTTAGTGAAGCTGAGAATCTGTTACACAACATACAACCGGATGATCTTACACCGAAACAGGCGCTTGATTATTTATATCAATTAAAGAAATTAGTCAGATAG
- the leuB gene encoding 3-isopropylmalate dehydrogenase, translating into MSNYNIAVLAGDGIGPEVMQEAKKVLSAVEQAFNISFTLNEFDVGGIAIDNHGEALPPATLKGCEAAQAILFGSIGGPKWDSLPLEQRPERAALLALRGHFDLFSNLRPAKIYPGLEALSPLRADIAASGFDVLVVRELTSGIYFGQPKGIEGEGEEQFAFDTMRYSKKEIRRIAISAFEAAQKRGKKVTSVDKANVLLCSRLWREVTEEVAKDYPEVTLEHIYIDNATMQLLRYPGDFDVMLCSNLFGDIISDECAMITGSMGLLPSASINGESFGLYEPAGGSAPDIAGKGIANPIAQILSASMLLRFSLNLTDAADAIDAAVVKTLADGILTGELLSAENRDQAKSTSEVGDYIANIIATANA; encoded by the coding sequence ATGTCGAATTACAATATTGCCGTGTTGGCAGGAGATGGTATTGGCCCAGAGGTCATGCAAGAAGCAAAGAAGGTTTTATCAGCTGTAGAGCAAGCGTTTAATATTTCGTTCACCCTAAATGAATTTGATGTCGGTGGGATTGCCATCGACAACCACGGTGAGGCACTGCCTCCTGCGACGTTAAAAGGCTGTGAAGCAGCTCAAGCTATCTTATTCGGTTCTATTGGTGGCCCTAAATGGGACAGCCTTCCTTTAGAGCAGCGACCAGAGCGTGCAGCCCTACTTGCCCTTCGCGGTCATTTTGATTTGTTCAGTAATCTTCGCCCGGCAAAAATCTATCCAGGGTTAGAAGCCTTATCGCCATTACGGGCTGATATTGCTGCCAGTGGCTTTGACGTGCTTGTGGTACGTGAACTAACTAGCGGCATTTATTTTGGTCAGCCTAAAGGCATTGAAGGTGAAGGCGAAGAACAATTTGCCTTCGACACGATGCGCTACAGTAAAAAAGAAATCCGTCGTATCGCCATCAGTGCGTTTGAAGCAGCTCAGAAGCGCGGTAAGAAGGTAACGTCGGTAGACAAAGCCAACGTGTTGTTGTGCAGCCGATTATGGCGTGAAGTGACCGAGGAAGTCGCTAAAGACTATCCTGAAGTGACCCTAGAACATATCTATATCGATAATGCGACTATGCAATTGTTGCGCTACCCAGGCGATTTTGATGTGATGTTATGCTCGAATCTATTCGGTGACATCATCTCTGATGAATGCGCCATGATTACGGGTTCAATGGGTTTATTGCCATCAGCCAGTATTAACGGCGAAAGTTTTGGTTTATACGAACCTGCGGGTGGTTCAGCCCCGGATATCGCAGGTAAAGGTATCGCTAACCCGATTGCACAAATTCTATCAGCATCCATGCTACTTCGTTTTAGCTTGAACCTAACGGATGCTGCCGATGCAATTGACGCAGCAGTAGTTAAAACCCTTGCCGATGGCATATTAACCGGTGAACTACTCAGTGCAGAGAATCGTGACCAAGCCAAATCGACCAGTGAAGTAGGCGATTACATCGCCAATATTATCGCCACCGCAAACGCTTAA